One window of the Bartonella bacilliformis KC583 genome contains the following:
- a CDS encoding ComF family protein, with the protein MRGVLGKFIKRLMAVVYPPTCPGCKVIVSAHGTICADCWKDLQFITKPYCPIMGIPFACDMGDGFLSGEALQTSYPFSRVRSAIAHKGLARTLTIRLKYGDRVELAQFMANWMVFAGREIIDDCDIIIPIPLHFRRFFWRRYNQSAELARYIAAKQKKKFKPGWLVRCRHTRPQVGLSARERKFNVQNAFSVPRKIKKRMQGCSILLVDDVLTTGVTVTIAAATLKRAGARQVDVLTFSRVLKDISILPHS; encoded by the coding sequence ATGAGGGGGGTATTGGGTAAATTTATTAAGCGCTTGATGGCTGTTGTGTATCCACCGACGTGTCCTGGCTGCAAGGTAATTGTTTCTGCTCACGGAACGATCTGTGCTGATTGTTGGAAAGATCTTCAATTTATCACAAAGCCCTATTGCCCTATTATGGGGATTCCTTTTGCTTGTGATATGGGAGATGGCTTTTTAAGTGGTGAAGCTCTTCAAACTTCTTATCCTTTTTCGCGCGTGCGTTCAGCTATTGCTCATAAAGGGTTAGCACGAACTTTAACAATAAGATTAAAATATGGTGATCGCGTGGAACTAGCACAGTTTATGGCTAATTGGATGGTGTTTGCAGGGCGTGAAATTATTGATGATTGTGATATCATTATTCCGATTCCATTGCATTTTCGTCGTTTTTTCTGGCGGCGTTATAATCAATCTGCAGAGCTTGCTCGTTATATTGCAGCAAAACAGAAAAAAAAATTTAAACCTGGTTGGCTCGTTCGTTGTCGGCATACACGTCCACAGGTTGGTTTATCTGCGAGAGAACGAAAATTTAACGTTCAGAATGCTTTTTCAGTGCCTCGTAAAATCAAAAAACGTATGCAGGGATGTTCTATCTTGCTGGTTGATGATGTTTTAACAACGGGTGTCACAGTGACCATTGCTGCTGCAACATTAAAACGTGCAGGTGCGCGACAGGTTGACGTATTAACATTTTCACGCGTGTTAAAAGATATTTCTATTTTACCTCATTCTTAA
- the argJ gene encoding bifunctional glutamate N-acetyltransferase/amino-acid acetyltransferase ArgJ, whose translation MAIKGLSLYPETIQDLPPLSGVRIATAEAGIKYKNRIDLLFIIFDEPANVAGVFTRSKCPSASVDHCRASLSHGVARGIVVNSGNANAFTGYKGKTTTKAIVKAAADILKVKENEIFLASTGVIGEPMDESCFLNLLPNMAAMAEEGNWLKAAKAIMTTDTFPKFATRKFDFGGEPVIINGIAKGAGMIAPDMATMLSFVVSDAAISSDILQSMLSEGVQGSFNSITVDSDTSTSDTLMMFATGKAKGSFPCLTSRSDPRYEVFAKQLNDLLRELALQVICDGEGARHLIEVNVTGATTDSAAKTIALSIANSPLVKTAIAGEDANWGRVVMAVGKAGVEADRDLLTIWFGEHRVAVNGERDPDYSEETVGAYMKGQHITIRVDIGLGSSKATVWSCDLTKEYVEINGDYRS comes from the coding sequence ATGGCTATAAAGGGATTATCTTTGTATCCAGAAACGATACAGGATCTTCCACCATTATCTGGTGTTCGGATAGCGACGGCTGAAGCCGGGATTAAATATAAAAATCGTATAGATCTCCTCTTTATCATTTTTGATGAACCAGCAAATGTGGCAGGTGTTTTTACGCGTTCAAAATGTCCATCTGCTTCTGTGGATCATTGTCGTGCCTCCCTTTCTCACGGAGTTGCTAGAGGGATTGTTGTAAATTCTGGGAATGCAAATGCTTTTACAGGATATAAAGGAAAAACAACAACAAAAGCAATCGTCAAGGCTGCAGCAGACATTTTGAAAGTTAAAGAAAATGAGATTTTTTTGGCTTCTACTGGTGTGATTGGTGAGCCAATGGATGAGTCTTGTTTTTTGAATTTGTTGCCGAATATGGCAGCTATGGCGGAAGAGGGAAATTGGCTAAAAGCTGCAAAAGCTATTATGACGACAGATACATTTCCCAAATTTGCAACACGTAAATTTGATTTTGGGGGAGAGCCTGTTATCATCAATGGGATCGCGAAAGGCGCTGGTATGATCGCTCCAGATATGGCGACAATGCTTTCTTTTGTGGTGAGTGATGCAGCAATTTCTTCAGATATACTGCAATCCATGTTGTCAGAGGGAGTTCAGGGCTCTTTTAATTCAATTACTGTTGATAGCGATACGTCAACATCAGATACGTTGATGATGTTTGCAACAGGGAAAGCAAAAGGGAGTTTTCCTTGTCTGACAAGCCGATCTGATCCGCGTTATGAGGTCTTTGCAAAGCAATTAAATGATCTTTTGAGAGAGCTTGCATTACAAGTTATCTGTGATGGTGAAGGTGCTCGCCATTTAATTGAGGTTAATGTAACGGGTGCTACAACGGATAGCGCTGCTAAGACCATTGCTTTATCAATTGCAAATTCACCACTTGTCAAAACGGCCATTGCTGGTGAAGATGCTAATTGGGGTCGGGTGGTGATGGCAGTTGGTAAGGCAGGTGTTGAAGCAGACCGTGATTTATTGACAATTTGGTTTGGTGAACATCGTGTAGCCGTGAATGGAGAACGTGATCCTGATTATAGTGAAGAGACGGTTGGTGCTTACATGAAAGGTCAACATATTACAATTCGTGTTGATATTGGTCTGGGAAGCAGTAAGGCGACGGTTTGGTCTTGTGATTTGACGAAAGAGTATGTCGAAATTAACGGCGATTACAGAAGTTAA
- a CDS encoding L-cystine transporter produces MILNVFINLFLFTMLLFLLFQSKKTKLSFALRVMMGLVIGLIFGSILQFVYGESEFILLKSVEWFNIVGDGYILLLQMIVMPLISISIISAVAHLHSSYGASKISIMTISILLFTTSLSALVGILVVNVFGLTADGLVDGGEDVSAILGRHIAQFGDMSVPKLILSFIPKNPFAELAGARPTSIISVVIFSAFLGAAAIILKKDDLDKGEQALSLIQIMQSWVTRLVRIVIHLTPYGIFALMTKVGATSNVADILKLLIFSIASYVAIVLMFGVHAILLSISGINPLSFFKKVFPVLTFAFSSRSSTASIPLNIEAQTQWLGVPQSIAGFAASLGATIGQNGCAGLYPAMLATMIAPSVGIDPLDPMWIITLVGVVTLSSIGVAGVGGGAVFAALIVLPIMGLPVALVAVVMSIEPLIDMGRTALNVNGSMLAGSMTSQILRATDKSIFEK; encoded by the coding sequence ATGATATTGAATGTTTTTATTAATTTATTTTTATTTACTATGCTTTTGTTTTTACTTTTTCAAAGTAAGAAAACAAAATTAAGCTTTGCACTGCGTGTTATGATGGGCCTTGTTATTGGCTTGATTTTTGGTAGCATTTTACAGTTTGTTTATGGAGAGAGTGAATTCATTCTATTAAAATCTGTTGAATGGTTTAATATTGTTGGAGATGGCTATATATTGTTATTGCAAATGATTGTTATGCCACTGATTTCCATCTCTATCATTTCAGCAGTAGCACATTTGCATTCTTCTTATGGTGCTAGCAAAATTAGTATAATGACAATTTCAATATTGCTCTTTACGACTAGTCTTTCAGCATTGGTTGGCATCTTAGTTGTTAACGTTTTTGGATTAACAGCAGATGGTTTAGTGGATGGAGGGGAAGATGTATCGGCTATTCTTGGGCGGCATATTGCTCAATTTGGGGATATGAGTGTGCCAAAGCTGATTTTATCGTTTATTCCTAAAAATCCATTTGCTGAGTTAGCAGGAGCTAGGCCTACATCAATCATTAGTGTAGTCATTTTTTCAGCTTTTTTAGGTGCTGCAGCTATTATTTTAAAGAAGGATGATCTAGATAAAGGGGAGCAAGCTCTTTCATTAATTCAGATTATGCAATCTTGGGTTACACGGTTAGTGCGTATTGTGATTCATTTAACACCTTATGGTATTTTTGCTCTTATGACTAAGGTGGGAGCAACCTCAAATGTTGCAGATATTCTAAAATTATTGATTTTTTCTATTGCTTCTTACGTTGCTATTGTCCTTATGTTTGGAGTACACGCTATTTTGCTTAGTATATCGGGCATTAATCCGTTGAGTTTTTTCAAGAAAGTTTTTCCTGTTTTGACATTTGCTTTTAGTAGTCGTTCAAGCACGGCGAGTATTCCTTTAAATATTGAAGCGCAAACACAGTGGTTAGGTGTTCCTCAGTCGATTGCAGGTTTTGCAGCATCTCTGGGGGCAACAATTGGGCAAAATGGTTGTGCAGGCCTTTATCCAGCGATGCTTGCCACGATGATAGCACCATCTGTTGGTATTGATCCACTTGATCCCATGTGGATTATCACTCTTGTAGGTGTTGTAACATTGAGCTCCATCGGTGTTGCTGGTGTTGGTGGTGGTGCTGTTTTTGCTGCATTGATTGTCTTGCCAATTATGGGGCTTCCTGTTGCTTTAGTCGCTGTTGTTATGTCTATCGAGCCTTTAATTGATATGGGGCGTACAGCTCTTAACGTTAATGGTTCAATGTTAGCCGGAAGTATGACAAGCCAGATATTACGGGCAACGGATAAAAGCATTTTTGAAAAATAA
- the ubiG gene encoding bifunctional 2-polyprenyl-6-hydroxyphenol methylase/3-demethylubiquinol 3-O-methyltransferase UbiG, whose amino-acid sequence MINKTRTTVDQSEIDHFSRIAAEWWNPQGKFRPLHKFNPTRLAYIKEKICLAFDRDPFSLAPFAGLKILDIGCGGGLLCEPMVRLGATVIGADAAQNNIEVAKIHATQSGLSIDYRATTAEKLADKGEKFDIILNMEIVEHVADVDLFISATAKMLKPQGLMFIATLNRTWKSWGLAIVGAEYILRWLPKGTHDYKKFLKPQELKKLLLTNSLKVIDELGITYNPLNDSWNRSKDMDVNYMLLVKRLQ is encoded by the coding sequence ATGATAAATAAAACTCGCACTACAGTTGATCAGAGTGAAATTGATCATTTTTCGCGCATTGCTGCTGAATGGTGGAATCCACAAGGGAAATTTCGACCACTTCATAAATTCAATCCAACACGCCTTGCTTACATTAAAGAAAAAATTTGTCTAGCGTTTGATCGAGATCCTTTTTCACTTGCACCCTTTGCTGGTCTAAAAATTCTTGATATTGGCTGTGGAGGCGGCCTATTATGTGAACCTATGGTGCGTCTTGGAGCTACCGTCATAGGAGCCGATGCTGCACAAAACAATATTGAAGTAGCAAAAATCCACGCTACTCAAAGCGGCCTTTCAATTGATTATCGTGCTACTACCGCAGAAAAACTGGCAGATAAAGGAGAAAAGTTTGACATCATCCTCAATATGGAAATTGTTGAACATGTTGCTGATGTTGATCTTTTCATATCAGCAACGGCTAAAATGCTTAAACCACAAGGACTTATGTTTATTGCAACACTCAACCGTACATGGAAATCTTGGGGATTAGCCATTGTAGGTGCTGAATACATCTTACGTTGGCTTCCCAAAGGAACGCATGATTATAAAAAATTTTTGAAGCCTCAAGAACTTAAAAAGTTACTCTTAACAAATTCCCTGAAGGTTATTGACGAACTTGGCATCACTTATAATCCACTCAATGATAGTTGGAATCGTTCAAAAGATATGGATGTCAATTACATGCTTCTCGTAAAACGACTTCAATAG
- a CDS encoding methyltransferase domain-containing protein yields MSYPLIFDYMRIEQFRKRAFKKAQKGSDFLLSYVVEDLYKRLSTVDRQFTLALDLHSHTGLAVEALNKSGKIHSIERVETDILYQSHNKKFHLRQREFLDFPKHYCDLIISLLSLQLTNDTPGVLNQIKNILKPDGLFLAVMAGAGTLEELRKSLFQTEMEMYGGVSPRIYPFADIRDVGAILQRAGFAMPVVDVEDITVRYNTMFDLMHDLKAMGMQNALINRSRRPVSKRFFLHAAEIYAQKFSDPDGRIRAHFSFIWLSGWAPDPNQQKPMRPGSAQISLADVFKKQTK; encoded by the coding sequence ATGTCGTATCCTTTAATTTTTGATTATATGCGTATTGAACAATTCCGCAAACGTGCCTTCAAAAAAGCACAAAAAGGGAGCGATTTTTTACTGTCTTATGTCGTTGAAGATCTCTATAAACGTTTGAGTACTGTTGATCGCCAATTTACACTAGCCTTAGATTTACATAGCCATACGGGCCTCGCTGTAGAAGCTTTAAACAAATCTGGTAAAATCCACTCTATAGAACGGGTTGAAACTGATATACTCTACCAGAGTCACAATAAAAAATTTCATTTGCGTCAACGAGAATTTCTTGACTTTCCTAAACATTATTGTGATCTTATAATTTCACTTCTCTCACTACAGCTAACCAATGATACCCCTGGTGTTCTTAATCAAATAAAAAATATCCTTAAACCAGATGGCTTATTTCTTGCTGTTATGGCTGGAGCTGGAACATTAGAAGAATTACGCAAAAGTCTTTTTCAAACTGAAATGGAAATGTATGGCGGGGTTAGCCCAAGAATCTACCCCTTTGCTGATATTCGTGATGTGGGAGCTATTCTACAACGTGCTGGTTTTGCCATGCCTGTTGTAGATGTCGAAGACATCACTGTACGTTATAATACAATGTTTGATCTTATGCATGACCTTAAAGCTATGGGAATGCAAAATGCCCTTATTAATCGTTCGCGACGCCCTGTATCCAAGCGTTTTTTTCTTCACGCTGCTGAAATCTACGCGCAAAAATTTAGCGATCCTGACGGCCGTATTCGCGCACATTTCTCCTTTATCTGGTTATCTGGTTGGGCTCCTGATCCCAATCAACAAAAACCCATGCGACCTGGCTCAGCTCAAATATCTCTTGCAGATGTCTTTAAAAAACAGACAAAATAA
- the secA gene encoding preprotein translocase subunit SecA, whose translation MVSLSIIARKLFGSARESRIKRLRQKALQISALEEHFQKLSDGELCQKTDEFRQRLTDGETIDSLLPEAFATVREAAKRVYNMRPFDVQLIGGMVLHNRGIAEMRTGEGKTLMATLPVYLNALEGKGVHVVTVNDYLANRDAETMGKIYSFLGLTTGVILHDLDTNARRAAYACDITYATNNELGFDYLRDNMTFDRSQMVQRGHHYAIIDEVDSILIDEARTPLIISGPLEDRTDFYNLVNTFIPNLTPEDYEIDEKQKTTTFTEIGTEKIEKMLEQAGHLKNDSLYDIENVAIVHHVNNALKAHKLFVRDKDYIVRNGEIVIIDEFTGRMMPGRRYSEGLHQALEAKEHVAIQPENQTLASITFQNYFRMYEKLSGMTGTATTEAEEFSNIYGLEVVEIPTNLPVQRLDEDDEIYRTTEEKYRAIVRDIRQAHEKGQPILVGTTSIEKSEQLAERLRKEGITDFKVLNARYHEQEAYIVAQAGVPGALTIATNMAGRGTDIQLGGNIEMRIRQELQDIPEGSERTAKIEKIKQDVQKLKEKSLAAGGLYVLATERHESRRIDNQLRGRSGRQGDPGRSKFFLSLQDDLMRIFGSDRMDSILQKLGLKENEAIIHPWINKALEKAQKKVEARNFEIRKNLLKYDDVMNDQRKVIFEQRMEIMNAENLTDMMIEMRNDVIEDLIETHIPSGTYSEKWNAKALQSELSQCFNLELPIEEWVKEDGIAEQQILERILDAVTKFENERTEHYSPEMMVYFHKAILLKTIDMLWREHLINLDHLRSVIGFRGYAQRDPLNEYKTEAFELFQTMLKNLRRDVVSKLMSFEIVQHPLESTMPQEMYAEHSTSRNIDKKDGILWAQMQNNTEVSDPIKRDPGDSSTWEKVGRNELCPCGSSKKYKHCHGSFIPKMDG comes from the coding sequence ATGGTTAGTTTAAGCATCATTGCACGTAAACTCTTTGGATCAGCTCGTGAGAGTCGTATCAAAAGACTTCGCCAAAAAGCTTTACAAATTAGTGCTTTGGAAGAACACTTCCAAAAGTTAAGCGATGGAGAACTTTGTCAAAAAACCGATGAGTTTCGCCAGCGATTAACTGATGGAGAAACGATTGATTCGCTCTTACCAGAAGCCTTTGCAACTGTTCGTGAAGCAGCAAAGCGTGTTTATAACATGCGTCCTTTCGATGTACAGCTCATTGGTGGAATGGTTTTGCATAACAGAGGCATTGCTGAAATGCGTACTGGTGAAGGCAAAACATTAATGGCAACCCTACCAGTTTATCTCAATGCATTAGAAGGAAAAGGTGTTCATGTTGTTACAGTGAATGATTATCTCGCTAATCGTGATGCTGAAACAATGGGAAAGATCTACAGTTTTCTAGGTTTAACAACGGGTGTAATTTTGCATGATCTTGATACTAATGCCCGTCGAGCAGCTTACGCATGCGACATCACTTATGCGACCAATAATGAATTAGGTTTTGATTATCTGCGTGATAATATGACCTTTGACCGTAGTCAAATGGTCCAACGCGGACATCATTATGCAATTATCGATGAAGTTGATTCAATTCTCATCGATGAAGCCCGCACTCCGCTTATTATTTCCGGTCCTTTGGAGGATCGCACGGATTTCTATAATCTCGTTAATACATTTATTCCTAACCTCACACCAGAGGATTACGAAATAGATGAAAAACAAAAAACAACAACCTTTACCGAAATCGGTACCGAGAAAATTGAAAAAATGCTCGAACAAGCTGGGCATCTTAAAAATGATAGTCTCTACGATATCGAAAATGTTGCTATTGTTCACCACGTTAACAATGCCTTAAAAGCCCATAAGCTATTTGTCCGTGATAAAGATTACATTGTTCGCAATGGCGAAATCGTTATTATTGATGAATTTACAGGCCGTATGATGCCAGGACGGCGTTATTCTGAAGGTTTACACCAAGCGTTGGAAGCTAAAGAGCATGTCGCTATTCAACCAGAAAATCAAACATTAGCTTCTATCACTTTCCAAAATTATTTCCGTATGTATGAAAAGCTATCTGGTATGACCGGAACTGCTACAACAGAAGCGGAAGAATTTAGCAATATCTATGGTCTTGAAGTTGTTGAAATCCCTACAAATCTCCCAGTACAACGTCTTGATGAAGACGATGAAATTTATCGAACAACAGAAGAGAAATACCGTGCGATTGTGCGTGACATTCGTCAAGCACATGAAAAAGGACAGCCTATTCTTGTTGGCACAACTTCTATTGAAAAATCAGAGCAATTGGCAGAACGCTTGCGAAAAGAGGGTATTACTGATTTTAAAGTTTTAAATGCTCGCTACCACGAACAAGAAGCGTATATTGTTGCACAAGCTGGCGTGCCTGGAGCATTAACTATCGCAACGAACATGGCAGGCCGTGGAACCGACATACAGCTCGGTGGGAATATCGAGATGCGAATCCGACAAGAATTACAGGATATTCCTGAAGGATCAGAACGAACTGCTAAGATTGAAAAAATTAAGCAAGACGTTCAGAAACTTAAAGAAAAATCGTTAGCAGCTGGTGGTCTTTATGTCCTTGCTACTGAACGCCATGAAAGCCGTCGCATTGATAATCAGCTCCGTGGCCGCTCTGGCCGCCAAGGTGATCCTGGTCGCTCAAAATTCTTTCTCTCTCTTCAAGATGATCTTATGCGTATCTTCGGTTCTGACCGTATGGATAGTATATTGCAAAAACTTGGATTGAAAGAAAATGAAGCTATTATCCACCCATGGATCAATAAAGCGCTTGAAAAAGCCCAAAAAAAGGTCGAAGCACGAAATTTCGAAATTCGCAAAAATCTTTTAAAATATGACGATGTGATGAATGATCAGCGCAAAGTTATTTTTGAGCAGCGTATGGAAATCATGAATGCAGAAAATCTGACTGACATGATGATTGAAATGCGCAATGACGTCATCGAAGATCTGATAGAAACTCATATCCCGTCTGGAACATATTCTGAAAAATGGAATGCAAAAGCTCTACAAAGTGAACTGTCTCAATGCTTTAATCTTGAACTTCCGATAGAAGAGTGGGTTAAAGAAGATGGAATTGCTGAACAGCAAATCCTTGAGCGTATATTAGACGCTGTTACCAAATTTGAAAATGAACGCACTGAGCACTACAGTCCAGAAATGATGGTTTATTTCCATAAAGCTATATTACTCAAAACAATTGATATGCTGTGGCGTGAGCATCTAATTAATTTGGACCATTTACGCTCTGTCATTGGCTTTCGTGGTTATGCACAACGAGATCCACTTAATGAATACAAAACAGAAGCATTTGAACTCTTTCAAACTATGCTCAAAAATTTACGTAGAGATGTCGTTTCTAAACTGATGTCTTTCGAGATTGTTCAGCACCCTCTAGAATCAACAATGCCTCAAGAAATGTATGCTGAACAT
- a CDS encoding peptidylprolyl isomerase — MQFKFTKFFLTSALLMSTSLWAIAQDHVKVAQSDLNSLEEASEKPVDPSHVMATIDGKNITAGQLDELALEINPNLVRIPDEQRRITVLRAYLDMQVLAKAAIQENIHKTEAYDKRMAVMRDNILQQLYFKQMVVDKITDGDLKILYDKEVAALPKEDEVKARHILVKTKKEAQAIIKRLKKGENFEEIAKKDSTDGSAAVGGDLGYFSYGQMVKPFEDAAFSLKVGEYTKNPVESPFGWHIIKVEDRRLKQPPEFDDAKEVLRAQIIKDRYQQLIADLRSKIDVKYPDSRVAELMQSFNENGESLPGSFPDEEE, encoded by the coding sequence ATGCAATTCAAATTTACTAAGTTTTTTTTGACATCAGCTTTATTGATGAGTACGAGTTTGTGGGCTATTGCTCAGGATCATGTGAAGGTTGCACAGAGTGATTTGAATAGCTTGGAAGAAGCCTCTGAGAAACCTGTTGATCCCTCTCATGTTATGGCAACTATTGATGGAAAAAATATTACAGCAGGGCAGTTAGATGAATTGGCGCTTGAAATTAATCCTAATTTAGTACGCATTCCTGATGAACAACGCCGTATAACAGTATTAAGGGCCTATTTGGATATGCAAGTGCTTGCTAAAGCTGCTATTCAAGAAAATATTCATAAAACAGAAGCTTATGATAAACGTATGGCTGTTATGCGCGATAATATTCTTCAGCAGCTTTATTTTAAACAGATGGTTGTTGATAAGATTACAGATGGTGATTTAAAAATTCTGTATGATAAGGAAGTTGCAGCTCTGCCAAAAGAAGATGAAGTGAAGGCGCGTCATATTTTAGTTAAAACGAAGAAAGAAGCACAAGCGATTATTAAGCGTTTGAAAAAAGGTGAAAATTTTGAAGAGATTGCCAAAAAAGATTCAACAGATGGTTCCGCTGCTGTTGGTGGTGATCTTGGTTATTTTAGTTACGGCCAAATGGTTAAACCCTTTGAGGATGCTGCATTTAGTCTGAAAGTTGGTGAATACACTAAAAATCCCGTTGAAAGCCCATTTGGTTGGCATATCATTAAGGTAGAAGATCGTCGTCTGAAGCAACCTCCTGAATTTGATGATGCTAAGGAAGTATTGCGTGCACAGATTATAAAAGATCGTTATCAGCAGCTGATCGCTGATTTGCGCAGTAAGATAGATGTAAAATATCCTGATTCTAGGGTTGCAGAACTTATGCAATCTTTTAATGAAAATGGTGAATCTCTACCAGGTTCTTTTCCTGATGAAGAAGAATAA
- the grxC gene encoding glutaredoxin 3: MKEVTLYTRPNCPYCTKARILLDKKGIKYTDIDASTSLRQEMVKRANGRNTFPQIFIGDYHVGGYDDLHSLDAEGKLDSLLNNAQ, encoded by the coding sequence ATGAAAGAAGTAACACTTTATACGCGTCCTAATTGTCCTTATTGCACAAAAGCACGTATATTGCTTGATAAAAAAGGCATTAAATATACAGATATTGATGCATCAACTTCGCTTCGTCAAGAAATGGTAAAGCGGGCAAATGGACGCAATACATTTCCGCAAATTTTTATAGGTGATTACCATGTTGGGGGCTATGATGATCTTCATTCTTTAGATGCTGAAGGAAAACTTGATTCTTTACTAAACAACGCTCAATAA
- a CDS encoding aspartate kinase, which produces MARIVMKFGGTSVANVERIQNVARHVKREVNAGNEVAVVVSAMAGKTNELVQWTRDISPIYDVREYDTIVSSGEQVTAGLLALALQEIGVNARSWLGWQIPIRTDSAHGSARIIDIDKSFLIQGFQENQVAVIAGFQGISSDNRISTLGRGGSDTSAVAVAAILQADRCDIYTDVDGVYTTDPRVEPKTRRLSKVSFEEMLELASLGAKVLQVRSVELAMVHKVRTFVRSSFEHPDAPGMCDPINSSGTLICNEDEIVEQQNVTGIAFAKDEAQISLRRFSDRPGISAAIFGPLAEARINVDMIVQNISEDGSKTDMTFTVPSADVERAVALLKKNHKEIGFDVIQFASDLAKVSVVGIGMRSHAGVAATAFKALAEKGINIKAITTSEIKISVLIDSAYTELAVRTLHAVYDLDKG; this is translated from the coding sequence ATGGCGCGTATTGTCATGAAATTTGGTGGGACATCTGTAGCAAATGTTGAACGTATTCAAAATGTTGCACGACATGTCAAAAGAGAAGTCAATGCGGGCAATGAAGTTGCAGTGGTTGTATCAGCAATGGCTGGAAAAACTAATGAGCTTGTTCAATGGACGCGTGATATTTCACCGATATATGATGTTCGTGAATATGATACAATCGTTTCCTCTGGTGAACAGGTGACGGCGGGTTTATTGGCTCTAGCGCTCCAAGAAATAGGAGTGAATGCTCGCTCGTGGCTTGGTTGGCAAATCCCGATTCGAACGGATAGTGCACACGGTAGTGCAAGGATTATAGATATTGATAAATCTTTTTTGATACAGGGTTTTCAGGAAAATCAGGTAGCGGTTATTGCTGGCTTTCAAGGAATTTCTTCAGATAATCGCATCTCCACTTTGGGACGCGGTGGGTCAGATACGAGCGCTGTTGCAGTGGCAGCAATTTTGCAGGCTGATCGCTGTGATATTTATACAGATGTTGATGGTGTTTATACAACTGATCCAAGAGTTGAGCCTAAAACACGCCGCTTATCAAAAGTCTCTTTTGAAGAAATGCTTGAACTGGCTTCTCTTGGAGCAAAAGTTTTGCAAGTTCGCTCTGTTGAACTCGCTATGGTTCACAAAGTTCGTACTTTTGTGCGCTCAAGTTTTGAGCATCCTGATGCTCCAGGCATGTGTGATCCAATTAACTCTTCTGGAACACTTATTTGCAATGAGGATGAGATCGTGGAACAACAGAATGTGACTGGTATTGCTTTTGCTAAAGATGAAGCTCAAATTTCGCTTCGTCGATTTTCAGATCGTCCAGGTATTTCTGCAGCAATTTTTGGTCCTTTAGCTGAAGCACGTATCAATGTTGATATGATTGTGCAGAATATTTCTGAAGATGGTTCAAAAACTGATATGACTTTTACTGTTCCATCAGCGGATGTAGAGAGGGCGGTTGCTCTTCTTAAGAAAAATCATAAAGAGATTGGATTTGATGTTATTCAGTTTGCAAGCGATCTTGCAAAAGTTTCTGTCGTTGGTATCGGAATGCGCAGCCATGCAGGTGTTGCGGCCACAGCATTTAAAGCTTTGGCTGAAAAAGGGATTAATATTAAAGCAATCACGACTTCAGAAATTAAGATTTCTGTTTTGATTGATAGTGCTTATACTGAACTTGCTGTAAGAACGCTGCATGCCGTTTATGATCTTGATAAAGGGTAA
- the mutT gene encoding 8-oxo-dGTP diphosphatase MutT, which produces MCTKSSLLLVVACALLDQDNRVLLAERPQGKSLAGLWEFPGGKIEQGETPEASLIRELEEELGIYVQQNDLHPLTFASYSYETFHLLMPFYICRRYEGIPQGREGQNLQWVFISDFGQYSMPDADKPLVEVLKNFLL; this is translated from the coding sequence ATGTGTACAAAAAGCTCGCTTCTTCTTGTTGTTGCGTGTGCATTGTTGGATCAAGATAATCGGGTATTGCTCGCTGAACGACCTCAGGGAAAATCACTGGCTGGTTTATGGGAGTTTCCTGGTGGAAAAATTGAGCAGGGTGAAACGCCTGAAGCATCATTGATTCGTGAATTAGAGGAAGAGCTTGGCATTTACGTTCAACAAAATGATCTACATCCTTTGACATTTGCAAGTTATAGTTATGAAACGTTTCATTTATTAATGCCATTTTATATTTGCCGCCGTTATGAGGGTATTCCTCAAGGACGAGAGGGGCAAAATTTACAATGGGTTTTCATAAGCGACTTTGGTCAATATTCTATGCCTGATGCGGATAAGCCGTTAGTTGAAGTGTTGAAAAATTTTCTTCTTTAA